Proteins from a genomic interval of Caulobacter rhizosphaerae:
- the rfaD gene encoding ADP-glyceromanno-heptose 6-epimerase, which produces MSRRVILVTGGAGFIGSNIVAKLCEDDSLDVVVCDWLGEAAQNKWKNIAKAAIADFVAPEALSDWLAQRGDEVELVIHMGAISSTTEPDADLIVQSNFVLSRDLWRWCAQHQRRLIYASSAATYGDGLQGFDGKDDLESLKALRPMNAYGWSKALFDLYAVREAARGHAPTQWVGLKFFNVYGPNEDHKGGMKSVVCQIWPKVAAGEGVRLFKSHHPDYEDGGQLRDFVYVRDVADVVAWLAKSPHVNGIYNLGSGKARSFKALAEATFRAVGREPDVDYFDMPEVLRGKYQYFTQADMSRLRAAGYNAPMTSLEDGVEDYVCGFLNTDDPYR; this is translated from the coding sequence ATGTCCAGACGCGTCATCCTCGTCACCGGCGGCGCCGGCTTCATCGGCTCCAACATCGTGGCCAAGCTGTGCGAGGACGACAGCCTCGACGTGGTGGTGTGCGACTGGCTGGGCGAGGCCGCGCAGAACAAGTGGAAGAACATCGCCAAGGCGGCGATCGCCGACTTCGTGGCCCCCGAGGCCCTGTCCGACTGGCTGGCCCAGCGTGGCGACGAGGTCGAGCTGGTGATCCACATGGGGGCGATCTCCTCGACCACCGAGCCGGACGCCGACCTGATCGTGCAGTCCAACTTCGTGCTGTCGCGCGACCTGTGGCGGTGGTGCGCCCAGCATCAGCGGCGGCTGATCTATGCTTCTTCGGCGGCGACTTACGGCGATGGCCTGCAAGGCTTCGACGGCAAGGATGACCTGGAAAGCCTCAAGGCCCTGCGGCCGATGAACGCCTACGGCTGGTCCAAGGCGCTGTTCGACCTCTACGCCGTCCGCGAGGCCGCCCGCGGCCATGCCCCCACCCAGTGGGTGGGGCTGAAGTTCTTCAACGTCTACGGGCCGAACGAGGACCACAAGGGCGGCATGAAGTCGGTGGTCTGCCAGATCTGGCCCAAGGTGGCGGCGGGCGAGGGGGTGCGATTGTTCAAATCGCACCACCCCGACTACGAGGATGGCGGCCAGCTGCGCGACTTCGTCTATGTGCGCGACGTGGCCGACGTGGTCGCCTGGCTGGCCAAGAGCCCGCACGTCAATGGGATCTACAACCTGGGTTCGGGCAAGGCGCGCTCGTTCAAGGCCCTGGCCGAAGCCACCTTCCGCGCCGTGGGCCGCGAGCCCGACGTCGACTATTTCGACATGCCCGAGGTGCTGCGCGGCAAGTACCAGTACTTCACGCAAGCCGACATGAGCCGCCTGCGCGCCGCCGGCTACAACGCGCCGATGACCTCGCTGGAGGACGGCGTCGAGGACTATGTCTGCGGGTTCCTGAACACGGACGATCCGTACCGCTGA
- a CDS encoding cysteine synthase A yields the protein MTVKTSVLDAIGDTPLIRLNRASQATGCEILGKAEFMNPGQSVKDRAALGIIRDAEARGLLRPGGRIVEGTAGNTGIGLAMVASALGYKTTIVIPRTQSQEKKDAIRLLGAELVEVDAVPYSNPDNYVRYSGRLAEELAKTEPNGAIWANQFDNVANRQAHFETTGPEIFEQTDGGVDGFICAIGSGGTLAGVAAALRARKPSVKIGLADPHGASLYSWYAEGELKSEGTSISEGIGQGRITANLEGLAIDHPFRISDEEMLEQVFDLVQHEGLCLGGSTGINVAGAVRMAKAMGPGHTIVTILCDHGSRYQSKLFNPAFLAEKGLPTPPWM from the coding sequence ATGACCGTAAAGACCAGCGTCCTGGACGCTATCGGCGATACGCCGCTGATCCGCCTCAACCGCGCCAGCCAGGCCACCGGCTGCGAGATTCTCGGCAAGGCCGAGTTCATGAACCCCGGCCAGTCGGTCAAGGACCGCGCCGCCCTGGGGATCATTCGCGACGCCGAGGCGCGCGGCCTGCTGCGGCCCGGCGGCCGGATCGTCGAGGGCACGGCCGGCAACACCGGCATCGGCCTGGCCATGGTCGCCTCGGCCCTGGGCTACAAGACCACCATCGTCATCCCGCGCACCCAGAGCCAGGAGAAGAAGGACGCCATCCGCCTGCTCGGCGCCGAGCTGGTCGAGGTGGACGCCGTCCCCTACTCCAATCCCGACAACTACGTCCGCTATTCGGGCCGCCTGGCCGAGGAACTGGCGAAGACCGAGCCAAATGGGGCGATCTGGGCCAACCAGTTCGACAATGTCGCCAACCGCCAGGCCCACTTCGAGACCACCGGGCCGGAGATCTTCGAACAGACCGACGGCGGGGTGGACGGCTTCATCTGCGCCATCGGCTCGGGCGGCACCCTGGCCGGCGTCGCCGCCGCCCTGCGGGCCCGCAAGCCATCGGTGAAGATCGGCCTGGCCGATCCGCACGGCGCGTCGCTGTACAGCTGGTACGCCGAGGGTGAGCTGAAGTCGGAAGGGACCTCGATCAGCGAGGGCATCGGCCAGGGCCGGATCACCGCCAACCTGGAAGGCCTGGCGATCGACCATCCGTTCCGGATTAGCGACGAGGAGATGCTGGAACAGGTCTTCGACCTGGTGCAGCACGAGGGCCTGTGCCTGGGCGGCTCGACGGGGATCAACGTCGCGGGCGCTGTGCGCATGGCCAAGGCGATGGGGCCGGGCCACACCATCGTGACCATCCTCTGCGACCATGGCTCACGCTACCAGAGCAAGCTGTTCAACCCCGCCTTCCTGGCCGAGAAGGGCTTGCCGACGCCGCCTTGGATGTAG
- a CDS encoding SAM-dependent methyltransferase, which yields MTDILPATWPATARDPELRRAPAAFRTALRVAVENWAAGDLTFVLPSGKPLRIVGKAPGPDAVIRIHDYRFIRRALAAGDIGFAEGYMAGEWDTPDLSAVLEAFSLNFDRLTALVRGNPVMQAVNKLYHLFHRNDRVGSRKNIHAHYDLGNAFYSRWLDPSMTYSSALYEKPGQPLDQAQRAKYAALARSIGLKPGQHVLEIGCGWGGFAEFAAREVGAKVTGVTISQAQHDFAKKRLFDQGLAEKAQIRLIDYRDVQGQFDSVASIEMFEAVGEEYWPTYFGKIREVLSPGGRAGLQIITIRDELFAKYRSHTDFIQRYVFPGGMLPSEARLKQETAAAGLAWTDINRFGQNYADTLAEWATRFEAAWDDIKGQGFDERFRRLWRFYLSYCEAGFRTERTNVIQLGLSRA from the coding sequence ATGACCGATATCCTGCCTGCGACCTGGCCGGCCACGGCCCGCGACCCCGAGTTGCGCCGCGCCCCGGCCGCCTTCCGCACCGCCCTCCGCGTCGCCGTGGAGAACTGGGCGGCCGGCGACCTGACCTTCGTCCTGCCCTCGGGCAAGCCGCTGCGCATCGTCGGCAAGGCGCCGGGCCCGGACGCGGTGATCCGCATCCATGACTACCGGTTCATCCGCCGGGCCCTGGCGGCCGGGGACATCGGCTTCGCCGAAGGCTACATGGCCGGCGAGTGGGACACGCCCGACCTGTCGGCGGTGCTGGAGGCGTTCTCGCTGAACTTCGACCGGCTGACGGCCCTCGTCCGCGGCAATCCGGTGATGCAGGCTGTCAACAAGCTCTACCACCTCTTTCATCGCAACGATCGGGTGGGCTCCAGGAAGAACATCCATGCCCATTACGACCTGGGCAACGCCTTCTATTCCCGCTGGCTTGACCCCAGCATGACCTATTCCTCGGCCCTGTACGAAAAGCCCGGCCAGCCGCTGGACCAGGCCCAGCGCGCCAAGTACGCGGCCCTGGCCCGGTCGATCGGCCTCAAGCCCGGCCAGCACGTGCTGGAGATCGGCTGCGGCTGGGGCGGCTTCGCCGAGTTCGCGGCCCGGGAAGTCGGCGCCAAGGTCACCGGGGTGACCATCTCCCAGGCCCAGCACGACTTCGCCAAAAAGCGATTGTTCGACCAGGGCCTGGCCGAGAAGGCCCAGATCCGGCTGATCGACTATCGCGACGTTCAGGGCCAGTTCGACAGCGTCGCCTCGATCGAGATGTTCGAGGCGGTAGGCGAGGAATACTGGCCCACCTATTTCGGCAAGATCCGCGAGGTGCTGTCGCCCGGCGGCCGGGCCGGCCTGCAGATCATCACCATCCGCGACGAGCTGTTCGCCAAGTACCGCAGCCACACCGACTTCATCCAGCGCTACGTCTTCCCGGGCGGCATGCTGCCCAGCGAGGCGCGCCTGAAGCAGGAGACCGCCGCCGCGGGCCTGGCCTGGACCGACATCAACCGCTTCGGCCAGAACTACGCCGACACCCTGGCCGAATGGGCCACGCGGTTCGAGGCGGCCTGGGACGACATCAAGGGCCAAGGGTTCGACGAGCGGTTCCGCCGGCTGTGGCGGTTCTATCTCAGCTATTGCGAGGCCGGGTTCCGCACCGAACGCACCAATGTGATCCAGCTAGGCCTTTCCCGCGCCTAA
- the metC gene encoding cystathionine beta-lyase, with protein sequence MDEETRLVRKGAPPKGGSVLARTVNPPVQRGSTVLMPNAASLYDDSQLTYGITGLSSPANLQLALAELEGSPDVTLYPSGLAAITGVMLALLKAGDEILVVDSAYRPTRRFCDRVLARFGVATTYYDPALSPDALMALCTPRTRLILLEAPGSLTFEMQDIPAIAAAANARGVLTMIDNTWAAGFYFKPLAHGVTISVQALTKYVGGHSDVFMGSAATADNVIGNQLGDAMWDIGWSVSPDDAYTVLRGLRTLATRLPAHQAKGLEIARWLQRRPEVARVLHPALETDPGHALWKRDFTGACGLFGVVLKPASQKAVHAFLDALDLFGLGFSWGGYESLAIHCDPQLKNRTVPVNLEGPLLRLHVGLENTADLIADLERGFAALNA encoded by the coding sequence CTGGATGAAGAAACCCGCCTGGTCCGCAAGGGCGCTCCGCCCAAGGGCGGCTCGGTGCTGGCCCGCACGGTCAATCCGCCGGTCCAGCGCGGCTCGACGGTGCTGATGCCCAACGCCGCTTCGCTCTATGACGACAGCCAGCTGACCTACGGCATCACCGGCCTGTCCTCGCCGGCCAACCTGCAGCTGGCCCTGGCCGAGCTGGAGGGATCGCCGGACGTGACGTTGTACCCCTCGGGCCTGGCGGCGATCACCGGCGTCATGCTGGCCCTGCTGAAGGCCGGCGATGAGATCCTGGTCGTCGACAGCGCCTACCGGCCCACCCGACGGTTCTGCGACCGGGTGCTGGCCCGGTTCGGCGTCGCCACCACCTACTACGATCCGGCCCTGTCGCCCGACGCCCTGATGGCGCTGTGCACCCCGCGCACCCGACTGATCCTGCTGGAGGCCCCGGGCTCCCTGACTTTCGAGATGCAGGACATCCCGGCCATCGCCGCCGCCGCCAACGCCCGCGGCGTGCTGACGATGATCGACAACACCTGGGCGGCCGGCTTCTACTTCAAGCCCCTGGCCCACGGGGTGACCATCAGCGTCCAGGCCCTGACCAAATATGTCGGCGGCCATTCGGACGTATTCATGGGCAGCGCCGCCACCGCCGACAACGTGATCGGCAACCAGCTGGGCGACGCGATGTGGGACATCGGCTGGTCGGTGTCGCCCGACGACGCCTATACCGTGCTGCGCGGCCTGCGCACCCTGGCCACCCGCCTGCCGGCCCACCAGGCCAAGGGGCTGGAGATCGCCCGCTGGCTGCAGCGGCGGCCCGAAGTGGCCCGCGTGCTGCATCCCGCCCTGGAGACCGATCCCGGCCATGCCCTGTGGAAGCGCGACTTCACCGGCGCCTGCGGCCTGTTCGGCGTGGTGCTGAAGCCTGCGTCGCAGAAGGCCGTCCACGCCTTCCTCGACGCCCTGGACCTGTTCGGCCTGGGCTTTTCCTGGGGCGGCTACGAGAGCCTGGCCATCCATTGCGACCCGCAGCTGAAAAACCGCACCGTGCCGGTGAACCTGGAAGGCCCGCTGCTGCGCCTGCACGTGGGCCTGGAGAACACGGCC
- a CDS encoding DUF1843 domain-containing protein: protein MAIVILYGQAITDGIAKGDLAELQRLHDQAEAHLREYGDIPALLALLKVEIAKLERGR from the coding sequence ATGGCCATCGTCATTCTGTACGGACAAGCCATCACCGACGGCATCGCCAAGGGCGATCTGGCCGAACTGCAGCGCCTGCACGACCAGGCCGAGGCCCACTTGCGGGAATATGGCGACATCCCCGCCCTCCTGGCCCTGCTGAAGGTGGAGATCGCCAAGCTGGAACGCGGCCGCTGA
- a CDS encoding type II toxin-antitoxin system VapC family toxin, whose amino-acid sequence MIVVDTSALIAIFQGEPDAEALLDAIIKTETALIAAPTRLEAFIVASRRHGAVRAAELTDLIAALNLTTVAFDGALADVAQAAYRTFGQGAHGLNYGDCFSYALAKSRDLPLLFKGEDFAVTDVRRAV is encoded by the coding sequence GTGATCGTCGTCGATACCTCGGCGCTGATCGCGATCTTCCAGGGCGAGCCCGACGCCGAAGCCCTTCTCGACGCGATCATCAAGACGGAAACCGCGCTGATCGCCGCGCCGACGCGCCTGGAGGCCTTCATCGTCGCCAGCCGTCGCCACGGCGCCGTGCGCGCGGCCGAGTTGACGGACCTGATCGCCGCCCTGAACCTAACGACGGTGGCGTTCGACGGGGCCCTGGCCGATGTCGCCCAGGCGGCCTACCGAACCTTTGGGCAAGGCGCTCACGGCCTGAACTACGGCGACTGCTTCAGCTACGCCCTGGCCAAGTCGCGCGACCTGCCGCTGCTGTTCAAGGGCGAAGACTTCGCCGTCACCGACGTGCGGCGGGCGGTCTGA
- a CDS encoding GDL motif peptide-associated radical SAM/SPASM maturase, which produces MTDAISLDADARPPVTTPPVTTPSVTTPAGKPVRYRLERDYTELVPVHVVWEVTLACNLKCQHCGSRAGRPRSDELTTAEALELIDHLAALGTRELTLIGGEAYLRRDWIELIRRSRQHGIRTGVQTGARNLTDKRLDEAVEAGLQGLGVSIDGLPDLHDRVRGVPGSYDQAIDALRRAKARGLAVSVNTQIGAETAAHLPELMDRIIEAGATHWQIQLTVAMGNAVDNPELLLQPYQLLDVMPLLARLYDEGQARGLLMVVGNNIGYFGPYEHIWRGFGDETDHWNGCSAGQTGIGIEADGTIKGCPSLATSLYTAGNVRDMTVADIWRHSEKMSFGRLRDVEELWGYCRTCYYADVCRAGCTWTSESLLGKRGNNPYCHHRALDLAKHGLRERVVKIKEAPPESFAVGEFALITEAIPGAEATPLPVRDPAAVHVAPRERSAAGGALPPSLKPCAACAHYIWPHETTCPHCQADVAEAEAGRQADTERRRALIAEATRVLGRLGVGA; this is translated from the coding sequence ATGACGGACGCGATCTCGCTCGACGCCGACGCGCGGCCCCCCGTCACGACGCCGCCCGTTACGACGCCCTCGGTCACGACGCCCGCCGGCAAGCCCGTCCGCTACCGGTTGGAGCGCGACTATACCGAGCTGGTGCCCGTCCATGTGGTCTGGGAAGTCACCCTGGCCTGCAATCTGAAATGCCAGCACTGCGGCTCGCGAGCCGGCCGGCCGCGATCGGACGAGCTGACCACCGCCGAGGCGCTGGAGCTGATCGACCACTTGGCCGCCCTGGGCACGCGCGAACTGACCCTGATCGGCGGCGAGGCCTATCTGCGCCGCGACTGGATCGAGCTGATCCGCCGCAGCCGCCAGCACGGCATCCGCACCGGCGTCCAGACCGGGGCTCGCAACCTGACCGACAAGCGCCTGGACGAGGCGGTCGAGGCGGGGCTGCAGGGCCTGGGCGTGTCGATCGACGGCCTGCCCGACCTGCACGACCGGGTGCGCGGCGTGCCCGGCTCGTACGATCAGGCGATCGACGCCCTCAGGCGCGCCAAGGCCCGGGGCCTGGCCGTCTCGGTCAACACCCAGATCGGAGCCGAGACCGCGGCCCACCTGCCCGAGCTGATGGACCGGATCATCGAAGCCGGCGCCACCCACTGGCAGATCCAGCTGACGGTGGCCATGGGCAACGCCGTCGACAACCCGGAACTGCTGCTGCAGCCCTACCAGTTGCTGGACGTCATGCCGCTACTGGCCCGGCTGTACGACGAAGGCCAGGCCCGGGGCCTGCTGATGGTGGTGGGTAACAACATCGGCTATTTCGGCCCCTACGAGCATATCTGGCGCGGGTTCGGCGACGAGACCGACCACTGGAACGGCTGCTCGGCCGGCCAGACCGGCATCGGCATCGAGGCCGACGGCACGATCAAGGGCTGCCCGTCCCTGGCCACTTCGCTCTACACGGCCGGCAATGTCCGCGACATGACCGTGGCCGACATCTGGCGCCACAGCGAGAAGATGAGCTTTGGCCGCCTGCGCGACGTCGAGGAACTGTGGGGCTATTGCCGCACCTGCTACTACGCCGATGTCTGTCGGGCCGGCTGCACCTGGACCTCGGAATCGCTGCTGGGCAAGCGCGGCAACAACCCCTACTGCCACCATCGCGCCCTGGACCTGGCCAAGCACGGGCTGCGTGAGCGGGTGGTCAAGATCAAGGAGGCGCCGCCGGAAAGCTTCGCGGTGGGCGAATTCGCCCTGATCACCGAGGCCATCCCCGGCGCGGAGGCGACGCCCCTGCCCGTCCGCGATCCGGCGGCGGTGCACGTCGCGCCGCGCGAGCGCTCGGCCGCCGGCGGCGCCCTGCCGCCCAGCCTCAAGCCCTGCGCGGCTTGCGCCCACTATATCTGGCCGCACGAGACGACCTGCCCGCACTGCCAGGCCGACGTCGCCGAGGCCGAGGCCGGCCGCCAGGCCGACACCGAACGCCGCCGCGCCCTGATCGCCGAGGCGACGCGGGTGCTGGGCAGGCTGGGCGTGGGGGCGTAG
- a CDS encoding N-acetylmuramoyl-L-alanine amidase: MAWKGIVGKSFSPESFETYCEALTWSAWRPKFIALHNTGVPSLAQRPQGFTQTHIANLEAYYRDNQKWSAGPHLFVDDRQIWVFTPLTVSGVHSPSWNSIALGLEMLGDYDKDPFDGGRGAAVRDNAVAAMSTLSAVLGLDPTTMKLHREDPATTHACPGKNVKKLDVIQRVQEKMVQETKEHSLHEAHP; encoded by the coding sequence ATGGCTTGGAAGGGTATTGTCGGCAAGAGCTTTTCACCCGAGTCGTTCGAGACCTACTGCGAGGCTTTGACCTGGTCGGCCTGGCGGCCGAAGTTCATCGCCCTGCACAACACCGGCGTGCCCTCGCTGGCCCAGAGGCCGCAGGGCTTCACCCAGACCCACATCGCCAACCTCGAGGCCTATTACCGCGACAATCAGAAATGGAGCGCGGGGCCGCACCTGTTCGTCGATGACCGGCAGATCTGGGTCTTCACGCCGCTGACGGTGTCGGGCGTCCACTCCCCCAGCTGGAACAGCATCGCCCTGGGCCTGGAGATGCTGGGCGACTACGACAAGGACCCGTTCGACGGCGGCCGTGGCGCGGCGGTGCGCGACAACGCCGTGGCGGCCATGTCCACGCTCTCGGCCGTGCTGGGCCTGGACCCCACGACCATGAAGCTGCACCGCGAGGATCCGGCCACAACCCACGCCTGCCCGGGCAAGAACGTCAAGAAGCTCGACGTCATTCAGCGCGTGCAGGAGAAGATGGTCCAGGAAACCAAGGAGCACTCGCTGCACGAGGCGCATCCGTAG
- a CDS encoding cryptochrome/photolyase family protein yields the protein MRIDRDGPVIVWLRNDLRLADNPALAAAAATGRLVIPLYIFDESPSVRPMGAASLWWLDKSLTALAASLEAIGSRLILRRGPTREVLEDLIAHAQPAGVVWNRLYDAASIDRDGGLKAWLKDEGIACESFNAGLLNEPWTVKNGAGQPYKVFTPYWRAARDRLHHVQVEPAPNALPAPARWPPTEALESWRLHPTKPDWSTRFDLWTPGEGGAAERLDDFLSSPVQHYDRQRDLPGVEATSRLSPHLHFGEIGPRQVWVAARNAVEAGDAPAGPVETFLSEIGWREFNHSILFHNPDLPKANFRPEFDGFPWMRDDAAFEAWTRGETGYPIVDAGLRELWATGFMHNRVRMIAASFLVKHLLIDWRAGEAWFWDALVDADLANNVGNWQWVAGSGADAAPYFRIFNPIAQGQKFDPVGAYVRRWVPELASLPDALIHEPWKASAQLDPAARRIYGEPIVGHPAARERALAAYRGLKREQISREGR from the coding sequence GTGCGGATCGATCGGGACGGCCCTGTCATCGTCTGGCTGCGCAACGACCTGCGCCTGGCCGACAACCCCGCCCTGGCCGCCGCGGCGGCCACGGGGCGGCTGGTGATACCGCTCTACATCTTCGACGAGTCCCCAAGCGTGCGGCCGATGGGCGCCGCCTCGCTATGGTGGCTGGACAAGTCGCTGACCGCCCTCGCCGCCTCGCTTGAGGCGATCGGCTCGCGGCTGATCCTGCGGCGCGGCCCGACGCGCGAGGTCCTGGAGGACCTGATCGCCCACGCCCAGCCAGCGGGCGTGGTCTGGAACCGGCTCTACGACGCGGCGTCGATCGACCGCGACGGCGGCCTCAAGGCCTGGCTGAAGGACGAGGGGATCGCCTGTGAGAGCTTCAACGCCGGCCTGCTGAACGAGCCGTGGACGGTGAAGAACGGCGCCGGCCAGCCCTACAAGGTCTTCACCCCCTATTGGCGCGCCGCGCGAGACCGGCTCCATCACGTCCAGGTCGAGCCCGCCCCGAACGCCCTGCCTGCGCCGGCGCGCTGGCCGCCGACCGAAGCCCTTGAAAGCTGGCGCCTGCACCCGACTAAGCCGGACTGGTCCACGCGGTTCGACCTGTGGACCCCCGGCGAGGGTGGCGCGGCCGAACGGCTGGACGACTTCCTGTCCAGTCCTGTCCAGCACTACGACCGCCAGCGCGACCTGCCCGGCGTCGAGGCGACCTCGCGCCTGTCGCCGCACCTGCATTTCGGCGAGATCGGTCCCCGCCAGGTCTGGGTCGCGGCCCGCAACGCGGTCGAAGCCGGCGACGCCCCGGCCGGCCCCGTCGAGACGTTCCTGTCCGAGATCGGCTGGCGCGAGTTCAACCATTCGATCCTGTTTCACAACCCGGACCTGCCGAAGGCCAATTTCCGACCGGAGTTCGACGGCTTTCCCTGGATGCGCGACGACGCCGCGTTCGAGGCCTGGACCCGGGGCGAGACCGGCTATCCGATCGTCGACGCCGGCCTGCGCGAGCTGTGGGCCACCGGCTTCATGCACAACCGGGTGCGGATGATCGCGGCCTCGTTCCTGGTCAAGCACCTGCTGATCGACTGGCGGGCCGGCGAGGCCTGGTTCTGGGACGCGCTGGTCGACGCCGACCTCGCCAACAACGTCGGCAACTGGCAGTGGGTGGCCGGCAGCGGGGCCGACGCCGCGCCCTATTTTCGGATCTTCAACCCGATCGCCCAGGGCCAGAAGTTCGACCCCGTCGGCGCCTATGTCCGTCGGTGGGTTCCGGAACTGGCGAGCCTGCCCGACGCCCTGATCCACGAGCCCTGGAAGGCTTCAGCGCAACTCGACCCCGCCGCCAGGCGTATCTACGGCGAACCGATCGTGGGGCATCCGGCGGCGCGCGAACGCGCGCTCGCGGCCTATCGCGGCCTCAAGAGGGAGCAGATTTCTCGCGAGGGCCGATAG
- a CDS encoding DUF1843 domain-containing protein: MSIKPYGVAVTDAIASGELARLKEAEAAAEAHLKEYGDIPALLAVLKVEIAKLEKSRG; this comes from the coding sequence ATGAGCATCAAACCCTACGGCGTGGCCGTGACCGACGCGATCGCCTCGGGCGAGCTGGCCCGCCTGAAGGAAGCCGAGGCCGCCGCCGAGGCTCACCTGAAGGAATACGGCGATATCCCCGCCCTGCTGGCGGTGCTGAAGGTCGAGATCGCCAAGCTCGAGAAAAGCCGCGGCTGA
- a CDS encoding DUF1843 domain-containing protein codes for MTPIPLYGQAITDAIAGGDLDQLRKLQALAESHVEEHGDIGALLTQLKVEIAKLKR; via the coding sequence ATGACCCCCATCCCGCTCTACGGACAAGCCATCACCGACGCCATCGCCGGCGGCGACCTGGATCAACTGCGCAAGCTGCAAGCCCTCGCCGAGTCTCATGTGGAGGAGCACGGCGACATCGGCGCCCTGCTGACCCAGCTCAAGGTCGAGATCGCCAAGCTGAAGCGCTGA
- a CDS encoding type II toxin-antitoxin system VapB family antitoxin: protein MSLYIRSEEADRLARQLAERTGLTLTDVVTRALRAELDRTPATPEALAARLARIRAIQARVRTSPVLQEGSDDTLLYDRDGLPK, encoded by the coding sequence ATGAGCCTGTACATCCGCAGCGAAGAAGCCGACCGCCTCGCTCGCCAGTTGGCGGAGCGGACGGGACTGACCCTGACCGACGTCGTCACGCGGGCGTTGCGCGCCGAACTCGACCGCACGCCAGCGACGCCGGAAGCCCTGGCCGCGCGGCTGGCGCGGATCCGGGCGATCCAGGCCAGGGTCAGGACCTCGCCCGTACTGCAGGAAGGCTCCGACGACACCCTGCTGTACGACCGGGACGGCTTGCCGAAGTGA
- the sseA gene encoding 3-mercaptopyruvate sulfurtransferase, with translation MTHADPLVSTAWLAEHLDAPDVRVVDGSWHMPAAQRDPKAEYDRAHIPGAVFFDIDDIADETSDLPHMLPSPIKFASRVKKLGLGDGSRIVVYDTSGILPAARVWWEFRAMGHEDVVVLDGGLPKWIAEGRPVDDLAVTPQERHFTPRYQADIVRSLDQMKRNLEKSPEDRGREQVIDARAAGRFEGRDPEPRAGLRGGHIPGSRNVPLSALLAADGTLLPADRLAAVFEAAGVDIDRPIATTCGSGITAAVVALALARLGKPRAAVYDGSWTEWGGREDVPVATGAAV, from the coding sequence ATGACCCATGCCGATCCGCTCGTCTCGACCGCCTGGCTGGCCGAGCATCTCGACGCCCCCGACGTGCGCGTGGTCGACGGGTCCTGGCACATGCCGGCCGCCCAGCGCGATCCGAAGGCCGAGTACGACCGGGCCCACATCCCCGGGGCGGTGTTCTTCGACATCGACGACATCGCCGACGAGACCTCCGACCTGCCGCACATGTTGCCCTCGCCGATCAAGTTCGCTTCACGGGTCAAGAAGCTGGGCCTGGGCGACGGTTCGAGGATCGTGGTCTACGACACCAGCGGCATCCTGCCAGCCGCCCGGGTCTGGTGGGAATTTCGCGCCATGGGCCACGAGGACGTGGTGGTGTTGGACGGCGGCCTGCCCAAGTGGATCGCTGAGGGCCGCCCTGTCGACGACCTGGCCGTCACGCCGCAGGAGCGCCACTTCACGCCGCGCTACCAGGCCGACATCGTCCGCTCGCTGGACCAGATGAAGCGCAACCTGGAGAAGTCGCCTGAAGATCGGGGTCGCGAGCAGGTTATCGACGCCCGCGCCGCCGGCCGCTTCGAGGGCCGCGACCCCGAGCCCCGCGCCGGCCTGCGCGGCGGCCACATTCCCGGTTCGCGCAACGTGCCGCTGTCGGCCCTGCTGGCCGCCGACGGGACCCTGCTGCCGGCTGACCGGCTGGCGGCCGTGTTCGAGGCCGCCGGGGTCGACATCGATCGACCAATCGCCACCACCTGCGGCTCGGGCATCACCGCCGCCGTGGTCGCCCTGGCCCTGGCCCGCCTCGGCAAGCCTCGGGCGGCGGTCTATGACGGCTCGTGGACGGAATGGGGCGGCCGCGAGGACGTCCCGGTGGCGACGGGGGCGGCGGTCTAG